The following are from one region of the Acipenser ruthenus chromosome 19, fAciRut3.2 maternal haplotype, whole genome shotgun sequence genome:
- the LOC117424770 gene encoding proton channel OTOP2-like isoform X2, with translation MQTLSYSSQPPSPNTPSTPHQQSRNSIRLLSGILAVNILLLGSALVCGAAFSKVKVLSDEEIHIYLTILLILTTAWMIFYMVHTASRTQAVLYKDSHAGPIWLRGGLVLFGMASLIMDVFKTGYSTGKLNCESPVKVTFPLVQLVFVVVQTYFLWVHSKDCVQKQSNITGCGLMLTLATNLMLWMSAVTDESLHQTREEASKPNGSFDHLRDGSISGCECTHGACEIFEKGFYYLYPFNIEYSLFASAMTYVMWKNIGREIDDCSPHKISFRTKGVVFGVIVGLLVVIAGLGVFVVYEVEVTGDASKERVLIMYYTFCIVGLSLMSLASLAGSVIYRFDKRTVVSTKNPTRSLDVALLLGAALGQFLISYFSIVAIVAEKATRTVSMLNLTCSCLIILQLCLQNLFIIEGLHKQPYHAEPPVVSVVFINEGTSRSNPYSPSLKNDNDEPSPVENSLERSSHSHDFSSTTHSSSSRMSWKRRALKEISGFLLLCNVIFWIIPAFGARPQFENGLEEWVYGFSMWVAIVNIGLPFGIFYRMHSVASLFEVYLTS, from the exons ATGCAGACCCTCAGTTACTCTTCCCAGCCTCCGTCTCCTAACACCCCCTCCACTCCGCACCagcagagcaggaacagcatccGGCTGCTCTCAGGGATCCTGGCTGTGAACATCCTCCTGCTAGGCAGTGCACTGGTCTGCGGTGCAGCCTTCAGCAAGGTGAAGGTCCTCTCCGATGAGGAAATTCACATCTACCTGACCATCCTCCTCATCCTCACCACAGCCTGGATGATCTTCTACATGGTGCACACCGCCAGCCGGACACAGGCTGTGCTCTACAAGGACAGCCATGCTGGGCCTATCTGGCTGAGAG GAGGTCTGGTGCTCTTTGGAATGGCCAGTTTGATTATGGACGTCTTCAAAACTGGCTACTCCACCGGAAAGCTCAATTGTGAATCTCCGGTGAAAGTCACCTTCCCTCTGGTGCAGCTAGTCTTTGTGGTAGTCCAG ACGTATTTTCTGTGGGTGCACTCCAAGGACTGTGTTCAAAAACAGAGCAACATCACAGG ATGTGGGCTGATGCTGACCCTGGCCACCAACCTCATGCTGTGGATGTCAGCTGTCACTGACGAGTCGCTCCATCAGACCAGGGAAGAAGCCTCGAAGCCCAATGGCAGTTTCGACCATCTCCGAGATGGATCCAT ATCGGGCTGCGAGTGCACCCACGGTGCCTGTGAGATTTTTGAAAAGGGTTTTTACTACCTGTACCCCTTTAACATCGAGTACAGCCTCTTCGCCTCAGCCATGACCTACGTCATGTGGAAGAACATCGGCAGGGAGATTGACGACTGCAGCCCCCACAAAATCAGTTTCCGTACCAAGGGAGTTGTGTTTGGAGTGATTGTGGGGTTACTGGTGGTGATAGCTGGACTGGGAGTCTTCGTTGTCTATGAGGTGGAAGTCACAGGGGATGCATCAAAGGAGCGGGTCTTGATCATGTATTACACCTTCTGCATCGTCGGCCTCAGCTTGATGTCACTGGCCTCCTTAGCTGGCTCAGTCATCTACAGGTTTGACAAGAGAACGGTGGTATCCACGAAGAACCCAACACGAAGCCTGGACGTTGCCCTGCTTTTGGGGGCCGCACTGGGGCAATTCCTCATCTCCTACTTCTCTATCGTAGCCATAGTGGCCGAGAAAGCCACCCGGACCGTCAGCATGCTCAACCTGACCTGCTCCTGTCTCATTATTCTCCAGCTCTGTCTCCAGAACTTATTCATTATTGAAGGGCTCCACAAACAACCCTACCATGCAGAGCCTCCTGTGGTGAGCGTGGTCTTCATCAACGAAGGCACCTCCCGCAGCAACCCTTACTCGCCTTCTCTCAAGAATGATAATGATGAACCCTCACCAGTTGAGAACAGCCTGGAGCGCTCATCTCATAGCCACGACTTCAGCAGCACCACCCACTCATCATCCAGCCGCATGTCCTGGAAGAGGAGGGCCCTCAAGGAGATCTCTGGGTTTCTGCTCCTCTGCAATGTGATA TTCTGGATAATACCGGCATTCGGTGCCCGTCCGCAGTTTGAAAATGGTTTGGAAGAGTGGGTCTACGGATTCTCCATGTGGGTCGCCATTGTCAACATCGGGCTTCCTTTTGGGATTTTCTACCGGATGCACTCGGTTGCCAGTCTCTTCGAGGTCTACCTGACATCTTAA
- the LOC117424770 gene encoding proton channel OTOP2-like isoform X3, giving the protein MQTLSYSSQPPSPNTPSTPHQQSRNSIRLLSGILAVNILLLGSALVCGAAFSKVKVLSDEEIHIYLTILLILTTAWMIFYMVHTASRTQAVLYKDSHAGPIWLRGGLVLFGMASLIMDVFKTGYSTGKLNCESPVKVTFPLVQLVFVVVQTYFLWVHSKDCVQKQSNITGCGLMLTLATNLMLWMSAVTDESLHQTREEYDSQTHFLPVIILAGRSGCECTHGACEIFEKGFYYLYPFNIEYSLFASAMTYVMWKNIGREIDDCSPHKISFRTKGVVFGVIVGLLVVIAGLGVFVVYEVEVTGDASKERVLIMYYTFCIVGLSLMSLASLAGSVIYRFDKRTVVSTKNPTRSLDVALLLGAALGQFLISYFSIVAIVAEKATRTVSMLNLTCSCLIILQLCLQNLFIIEGLHKQPYHAEPPVVSVVFINEGTSRSNPYSPSLKNDNDEPSPVENSLERSSHSHDFSSTTHSSSSRMSWKRRALKEISGFLLLCNVIFWIIPAFGARPQFENGLEEWVYGFSMWVAIVNIGLPFGIFYRMHSVASLFEVYLTS; this is encoded by the exons ATGCAGACCCTCAGTTACTCTTCCCAGCCTCCGTCTCCTAACACCCCCTCCACTCCGCACCagcagagcaggaacagcatccGGCTGCTCTCAGGGATCCTGGCTGTGAACATCCTCCTGCTAGGCAGTGCACTGGTCTGCGGTGCAGCCTTCAGCAAGGTGAAGGTCCTCTCCGATGAGGAAATTCACATCTACCTGACCATCCTCCTCATCCTCACCACAGCCTGGATGATCTTCTACATGGTGCACACCGCCAGCCGGACACAGGCTGTGCTCTACAAGGACAGCCATGCTGGGCCTATCTGGCTGAGAG GAGGTCTGGTGCTCTTTGGAATGGCCAGTTTGATTATGGACGTCTTCAAAACTGGCTACTCCACCGGAAAGCTCAATTGTGAATCTCCGGTGAAAGTCACCTTCCCTCTGGTGCAGCTAGTCTTTGTGGTAGTCCAG ACGTATTTTCTGTGGGTGCACTCCAAGGACTGTGTTCAAAAACAGAGCAACATCACAGG ATGTGGGCTGATGCTGACCCTGGCCACCAACCTCATGCTGTGGATGTCAGCTGTCACTGACGAGTCGCTCCATCAGACCAGGGAAGAA TATGATAGTCAGACCCATTTTCTCCCTGTTATCATTTTAGCTGGTAGATCGGGCTGCGAGTGCACCCACGGTGCCTGTGAGATTTTTGAAAAGGGTTTTTACTACCTGTACCCCTTTAACATCGAGTACAGCCTCTTCGCCTCAGCCATGACCTACGTCATGTGGAAGAACATCGGCAGGGAGATTGACGACTGCAGCCCCCACAAAATCAGTTTCCGTACCAAGGGAGTTGTGTTTGGAGTGATTGTGGGGTTACTGGTGGTGATAGCTGGACTGGGAGTCTTCGTTGTCTATGAGGTGGAAGTCACAGGGGATGCATCAAAGGAGCGGGTCTTGATCATGTATTACACCTTCTGCATCGTCGGCCTCAGCTTGATGTCACTGGCCTCCTTAGCTGGCTCAGTCATCTACAGGTTTGACAAGAGAACGGTGGTATCCACGAAGAACCCAACACGAAGCCTGGACGTTGCCCTGCTTTTGGGGGCCGCACTGGGGCAATTCCTCATCTCCTACTTCTCTATCGTAGCCATAGTGGCCGAGAAAGCCACCCGGACCGTCAGCATGCTCAACCTGACCTGCTCCTGTCTCATTATTCTCCAGCTCTGTCTCCAGAACTTATTCATTATTGAAGGGCTCCACAAACAACCCTACCATGCAGAGCCTCCTGTGGTGAGCGTGGTCTTCATCAACGAAGGCACCTCCCGCAGCAACCCTTACTCGCCTTCTCTCAAGAATGATAATGATGAACCCTCACCAGTTGAGAACAGCCTGGAGCGCTCATCTCATAGCCACGACTTCAGCAGCACCACCCACTCATCATCCAGCCGCATGTCCTGGAAGAGGAGGGCCCTCAAGGAGATCTCTGGGTTTCTGCTCCTCTGCAATGTGATA TTCTGGATAATACCGGCATTCGGTGCCCGTCCGCAGTTTGAAAATGGTTTGGAAGAGTGGGTCTACGGATTCTCCATGTGGGTCGCCATTGTCAACATCGGGCTTCCTTTTGGGATTTTCTACCGGATGCACTCGGTTGCCAGTCTCTTCGAGGTCTACCTGACATCTTAA
- the LOC117424770 gene encoding proton channel OTOP2-like isoform X1, translated as MQTLSYSSQPPSPNTPSTPHQQSRNSIRLLSGILAVNILLLGSALVCGAAFSKVKVLSDEEIHIYLTILLILTTAWMIFYMVHTASRTQAVLYKDSHAGPIWLRGGLVLFGMASLIMDVFKTGYSTGKLNCESPVKVTFPLVQLVFVVVQTYFLWVHSKDCVQKQSNITGCGLMLTLATNLMLWMSAVTDESLHQTREEASKPNGSFDHLRDGSMFFKAGRSGCECTHGACEIFEKGFYYLYPFNIEYSLFASAMTYVMWKNIGREIDDCSPHKISFRTKGVVFGVIVGLLVVIAGLGVFVVYEVEVTGDASKERVLIMYYTFCIVGLSLMSLASLAGSVIYRFDKRTVVSTKNPTRSLDVALLLGAALGQFLISYFSIVAIVAEKATRTVSMLNLTCSCLIILQLCLQNLFIIEGLHKQPYHAEPPVVSVVFINEGTSRSNPYSPSLKNDNDEPSPVENSLERSSHSHDFSSTTHSSSSRMSWKRRALKEISGFLLLCNVIFWIIPAFGARPQFENGLEEWVYGFSMWVAIVNIGLPFGIFYRMHSVASLFEVYLTS; from the exons ATGCAGACCCTCAGTTACTCTTCCCAGCCTCCGTCTCCTAACACCCCCTCCACTCCGCACCagcagagcaggaacagcatccGGCTGCTCTCAGGGATCCTGGCTGTGAACATCCTCCTGCTAGGCAGTGCACTGGTCTGCGGTGCAGCCTTCAGCAAGGTGAAGGTCCTCTCCGATGAGGAAATTCACATCTACCTGACCATCCTCCTCATCCTCACCACAGCCTGGATGATCTTCTACATGGTGCACACCGCCAGCCGGACACAGGCTGTGCTCTACAAGGACAGCCATGCTGGGCCTATCTGGCTGAGAG GAGGTCTGGTGCTCTTTGGAATGGCCAGTTTGATTATGGACGTCTTCAAAACTGGCTACTCCACCGGAAAGCTCAATTGTGAATCTCCGGTGAAAGTCACCTTCCCTCTGGTGCAGCTAGTCTTTGTGGTAGTCCAG ACGTATTTTCTGTGGGTGCACTCCAAGGACTGTGTTCAAAAACAGAGCAACATCACAGG ATGTGGGCTGATGCTGACCCTGGCCACCAACCTCATGCTGTGGATGTCAGCTGTCACTGACGAGTCGCTCCATCAGACCAGGGAAGAAGCCTCGAAGCCCAATGGCAGTTTCGACCATCTCCGAGATGGATCCATGTTCTTTAAAG CTGGTAGATCGGGCTGCGAGTGCACCCACGGTGCCTGTGAGATTTTTGAAAAGGGTTTTTACTACCTGTACCCCTTTAACATCGAGTACAGCCTCTTCGCCTCAGCCATGACCTACGTCATGTGGAAGAACATCGGCAGGGAGATTGACGACTGCAGCCCCCACAAAATCAGTTTCCGTACCAAGGGAGTTGTGTTTGGAGTGATTGTGGGGTTACTGGTGGTGATAGCTGGACTGGGAGTCTTCGTTGTCTATGAGGTGGAAGTCACAGGGGATGCATCAAAGGAGCGGGTCTTGATCATGTATTACACCTTCTGCATCGTCGGCCTCAGCTTGATGTCACTGGCCTCCTTAGCTGGCTCAGTCATCTACAGGTTTGACAAGAGAACGGTGGTATCCACGAAGAACCCAACACGAAGCCTGGACGTTGCCCTGCTTTTGGGGGCCGCACTGGGGCAATTCCTCATCTCCTACTTCTCTATCGTAGCCATAGTGGCCGAGAAAGCCACCCGGACCGTCAGCATGCTCAACCTGACCTGCTCCTGTCTCATTATTCTCCAGCTCTGTCTCCAGAACTTATTCATTATTGAAGGGCTCCACAAACAACCCTACCATGCAGAGCCTCCTGTGGTGAGCGTGGTCTTCATCAACGAAGGCACCTCCCGCAGCAACCCTTACTCGCCTTCTCTCAAGAATGATAATGATGAACCCTCACCAGTTGAGAACAGCCTGGAGCGCTCATCTCATAGCCACGACTTCAGCAGCACCACCCACTCATCATCCAGCCGCATGTCCTGGAAGAGGAGGGCCCTCAAGGAGATCTCTGGGTTTCTGCTCCTCTGCAATGTGATA TTCTGGATAATACCGGCATTCGGTGCCCGTCCGCAGTTTGAAAATGGTTTGGAAGAGTGGGTCTACGGATTCTCCATGTGGGTCGCCATTGTCAACATCGGGCTTCCTTTTGGGATTTTCTACCGGATGCACTCGGTTGCCAGTCTCTTCGAGGTCTACCTGACATCTTAA